The following coding sequences lie in one Arachis ipaensis cultivar K30076 chromosome B03, Araip1.1, whole genome shotgun sequence genomic window:
- the LOC107628940 gene encoding mitochondrial import receptor subunit TOM6 homolog, whose amino-acid sequence MFPGMFMRKPDKAAALKQLKSHVAMFGAWVVVVRVTPYILHFLNRDKDNLELRLELVSS is encoded by the exons ATGTTCCCAGGAATGTTCATGCGGAAGCCAGATAAAGCTGCGGCATTGAAGCAGCTGAAATCTCACGTCGCCATGTTCGGTGCTTGGGTTGTCGTCGTTCGAGTCACCCCTTACATTCTTCACTTTCTCAACCGCGACAAAGACAACCTCGAGCTCAGGCTCGA GCTAGTCTCTTCTTAA
- the LOC107628939 gene encoding CASP-like protein 5C1 — MDELPGSVGTSASFSLRLGQAIFSSSSLLFMSLGVEFYSYTAFCYLVTIMGLVIPWSFTLALVDGYSVLVKCPIRQPGILMIIVVGDWILSTLTLAAACSTASVVDLLLHSHGNFCPPKLCSRYRISAIMAFFSWFLSLASSLFNLWLLPSL; from the exons ATGGATGAATTACCTGGCTCTGTGGGCACCAGTGCCAGCTTCAGCCTCAGATTGGGCCAGGCTATTTTCTCATCTTCTTCACTCCTCTTTATGTCTTTGGGAGTTGAATTCTACAGCTACACAGCTTTCTG CTATTTGGTAACAATTATGGGATTGGTGATACCTTGGAGCTTCACATTAGCATTGGTTGATGGATATTCAGTTCTTGTCAAATGCCCTATTCGTCAACCAGGAATTCTCATGATTATTGTTGTTGGAGATTGG ATATTATCAACACTGACATTAGCAGCAGCTTGCTCAACAGCTAGTGTTGTGGATCTCTTGCTCCATTCCCATGGCAATTTTTGTCCTCCAAAGCTTTGCAGCAGGTACAGGATATCTGCAATCATGGCCTTCTTCTCATGGTTTCTGTCTTTGGCATCCTCTCTTTTCAATCTTTGGCTATTACCCTCTTTGTAA